Proteins found in one Herbiconiux sp. A18JL235 genomic segment:
- a CDS encoding FAD-binding oxidoreductase, protein MPTRRPEPAVLTDAARDELIALLGRDRMLLTEEERDTFRDPYWFHDDRSYDSSGVVFPRTVEEVQEVVRIAARHELPVWTSSQGRNNGYGGPSPRVAGSLLISLREMNRILHIDTELAYAVVEPGVRWLDLYAALHEQGDELMLSVPDIGWGSIIGNSLDNGMTYLPMGVDFQAPTGMEVVLADGSLLRTGMGAIPDSKSWHLYKRGLGPTLDALFTQSNYGIVTRMGVWLQRRPRVYAPLYLSVPRDHQLAQAVDIIRELRLDGVIRGVPNLQNLITMGTQFPEHMGMFPGADATWSEERLDGLADATGIGRWGVRTALWGDGPVVDHHLARIREAWSAIEGSRVDELGRFTPENWDEISTFMQKISAGIPTMEMMEQMPDWVGHVGFSPIVPLQGAEVTAVVDRIKARVIERTGTNFVCAIFPTNDRSAMIVSSVSFDRTNEADVARTFETVRILIEEIASLGYGEYRAHLDFMDLASEQYSFGDHAYRRFTEAIKDAVDPKGILSPGRHGVWPARYRE, encoded by the coding sequence ATGCCCACCCGCCGACCCGAACCCGCCGTGCTCACCGACGCCGCCCGCGACGAGCTCATCGCCCTGCTCGGCCGCGACCGGATGCTCCTCACCGAGGAGGAGCGCGACACCTTCCGCGACCCCTACTGGTTCCACGACGACCGCAGCTACGACTCCTCCGGCGTGGTCTTCCCGCGCACCGTCGAGGAGGTGCAGGAGGTCGTGCGCATCGCCGCGCGTCACGAGCTGCCGGTGTGGACCTCCTCGCAGGGCCGCAACAACGGCTACGGTGGGCCGTCGCCGCGCGTCGCCGGGTCGCTGCTCATCAGCCTGCGCGAGATGAACCGCATCCTGCACATCGACACCGAGCTCGCCTACGCCGTGGTCGAGCCCGGGGTGCGCTGGCTCGACCTGTATGCGGCCCTGCACGAGCAGGGCGACGAACTCATGCTCTCGGTGCCCGACATCGGGTGGGGGTCGATCATCGGCAACTCGCTCGACAACGGCATGACCTACCTGCCCATGGGCGTCGACTTCCAGGCCCCCACGGGCATGGAGGTGGTGCTCGCCGACGGCTCGCTCTTGCGCACCGGCATGGGCGCCATCCCCGACTCGAAGTCGTGGCACCTCTACAAGCGCGGCCTCGGGCCCACGCTCGACGCACTGTTCACCCAGTCGAACTACGGCATCGTCACCCGGATGGGCGTGTGGCTGCAGCGCCGCCCCCGCGTCTACGCACCGCTCTACCTCTCCGTGCCGCGCGATCACCAGCTCGCGCAGGCGGTCGACATCATCCGCGAGCTGCGGCTCGACGGCGTGATCAGGGGCGTGCCGAACCTGCAGAACCTCATCACCATGGGCACGCAGTTCCCCGAGCACATGGGGATGTTCCCGGGGGCCGACGCCACCTGGAGCGAGGAACGCCTCGACGGCCTCGCCGACGCCACCGGCATCGGGAGGTGGGGGGTGCGCACCGCGCTCTGGGGCGACGGGCCGGTCGTCGATCATCACCTGGCGCGCATCCGTGAGGCCTGGTCGGCGATCGAGGGTTCGAGGGTCGACGAGCTCGGGCGGTTCACGCCGGAGAACTGGGACGAGATCAGCACCTTCATGCAGAAGATCTCGGCCGGCATCCCCACCATGGAGATGATGGAGCAGATGCCAGACTGGGTGGGTCACGTGGGCTTCTCCCCCATCGTGCCCCTGCAGGGCGCCGAGGTGACCGCCGTGGTCGACCGCATCAAGGCGAGGGTGATCGAGCGCACCGGCACGAACTTCGTCTGCGCCATCTTCCCCACGAACGACCGCAGCGCGATGATCGTGAGCTCGGTGAGCTTCGACCGCACCAACGAGGCCGACGTGGCGCGCACGTTCGAGACCGTGCGCATCCTCATCGAGGAGATCGCGTCGCTCGGCTACGGCGAGTACCGCGCCCACCTCGACTTCATGGACCTGGCGAGCGAGCAGTACTCCTTCGGCGACCACGCTTACCGTCGCTTCACCGAGGCGATCAAGGATGCGGTCGACCCGAAGGGAATCCTCTCCCCCGGCCGCCACGGGGTGTGGCCCGCGCGCTACCGCGAGTAG
- a CDS encoding cupin domain-containing protein, protein MQIISGRSGAPSITATGTFTGQVFQDPVLGGRDDVKINTVIFTPCSRTYWHHHENGQLLQVFRGKGFVCGADGVPRVIAEGDTVWIEPGERHWHGGTAETLLGHTAITLGGTEWLEEVSEEEHAEAARVNGLAGDTAVSSPASSPAGA, encoded by the coding sequence ATGCAGATCATCTCGGGCCGATCGGGTGCCCCCTCCATCACCGCCACCGGCACCTTCACGGGCCAGGTGTTCCAGGACCCCGTGCTCGGCGGGCGCGACGACGTGAAGATCAACACCGTGATCTTCACCCCCTGCTCGCGCACCTACTGGCACCACCACGAGAACGGGCAGCTGCTGCAGGTGTTCCGCGGCAAGGGCTTCGTCTGCGGCGCCGACGGGGTGCCGCGGGTCATCGCCGAGGGCGACACCGTGTGGATCGAGCCCGGTGAACGGCACTGGCACGGCGGCACCGCCGAGACCCTGCTCGGTCACACGGCGATCACGCTCGGTGGCACCGAGTGGCTCGAGGAGGTCTCCGAAGAGGAGCACGCCGAGGCCGCTCGGGTGAACGGCCTGGCCGGCGACACCGCAGTCTCGTCCCCCGCCTCGTCCCCCGCGGGAGCCTGA
- a CDS encoding flavin reductase — protein sequence MTEVEITADGPSKGEFRDVMGRFASGVTVITTTLDGEDLGAAASAVSSLSDEPPSLLICLNVTSTTAQAIVKTGTFAVNVLAEDSAPIAQRFASKAPDKFQTIAVERGQTGVPLIAGCIAHFECVVDETVRGGTHLVFLARVVRVSSKPGNPLAYFRGSFGRMETAPDAAALHAVRDYVVGAVTDEAQPLDAEAIAAELDIEVGRAYQSLVALTTEGLVRRTGATFQVEPVPDQVIFDYYAAKLAIEIGAAAQTVGAVGPDQLAELRALLEATLEYSVDGQFSDPEGWIRANNAFHEYLVGLAGSVILTETYKGLRLPAMEQRAIRESTRATAALHDDHRAIVEGYEKGDVALVLRTLTAHAKRPQETRAEAAAAAGLVS from the coding sequence ATGACCGAAGTCGAGATCACGGCCGACGGCCCGAGCAAGGGCGAGTTCCGAGATGTCATGGGGCGGTTCGCCAGCGGCGTCACCGTCATCACCACCACCCTCGACGGTGAAGACCTGGGTGCCGCCGCGAGCGCGGTGAGCTCCCTCTCCGACGAACCGCCGAGCCTGCTCATCTGCCTCAACGTCACGTCGACCACGGCGCAGGCGATCGTGAAGACCGGCACCTTCGCCGTCAACGTGCTCGCCGAGGACTCCGCACCCATCGCGCAGCGCTTCGCCAGCAAGGCGCCCGACAAGTTCCAGACCATCGCCGTCGAGCGCGGCCAGACCGGGGTTCCCCTCATCGCCGGGTGCATCGCCCACTTCGAGTGCGTCGTCGACGAGACCGTGCGCGGCGGCACCCACCTCGTCTTCCTGGCCCGCGTGGTGCGGGTGTCGTCGAAGCCGGGCAACCCGCTCGCCTACTTCCGCGGCTCGTTCGGCCGCATGGAGACGGCTCCGGATGCTGCGGCACTGCACGCGGTGCGCGACTACGTCGTCGGGGCGGTCACCGACGAGGCCCAGCCGCTCGACGCCGAGGCGATCGCAGCCGAGCTCGACATCGAGGTGGGTCGCGCCTACCAGTCGCTCGTCGCCCTCACCACGGAGGGCCTCGTGCGCCGCACGGGCGCCACCTTCCAGGTCGAGCCCGTACCCGACCAGGTCATCTTCGACTACTACGCCGCCAAGCTCGCCATCGAGATCGGCGCCGCAGCCCAGACCGTGGGTGCCGTCGGCCCTGACCAGCTCGCCGAGCTGCGGGCGCTGCTCGAGGCCACCCTCGAGTACAGCGTCGACGGCCAATTCAGCGACCCCGAGGGGTGGATCCGGGCGAACAACGCCTTCCACGAGTACCTCGTGGGGCTCGCCGGCAGCGTCATCCTCACCGAGACCTACAAGGGGCTGCGGCTGCCGGCGATGGAGCAGCGCGCCATCCGCGAGTCGACGAGGGCGACCGCCGCGCTCCACGACGACCACCGGGCCATCGTCGAGGGCTACGAGAAGGGCGACGTCGCCCTCGTGCTCCGCACGCTCACCGCGCACGCGAAGCGGCCCCAGGAGACGCGGGCCGAGGCCGCCGCGGCGGCCGGCCTCGTCTCCTGA
- a CDS encoding SDR family NAD(P)-dependent oxidoreductase, producing the protein MPNHDETIAVRVGQTEVETWGARRFAGRVAVVTGAASGIGRAVAERLVAEGAAVYALDLGAEALDAVWAGVDGVTALAVDVTDSTAVNAAFERVAADHGRLDALVTAAGIADAPWRLRENNSDPDPSTIDDEAWDLVIRVNLTGSFYCVRAALPLLRKNGERGGAVVTISSVGALAPYPLAAAYPAAKAGVLGMTRAIAALVGKENIRVNAVAPAATKTPMLPDDEELLASMVALQPIPRVVPPSEMAATIVYLCSDEAQFITGQTINANGGMVM; encoded by the coding sequence ATGCCGAACCACGACGAGACCATTGCTGTTCGAGTAGGGCAGACCGAGGTGGAGACCTGGGGCGCGCGGCGCTTCGCCGGCCGCGTGGCGGTCGTGACCGGGGCGGCCTCCGGCATCGGGCGCGCCGTCGCCGAGCGTCTCGTGGCCGAGGGGGCGGCTGTCTACGCGCTCGATCTGGGCGCCGAGGCGCTCGACGCGGTCTGGGCCGGAGTCGACGGCGTGACCGCCCTCGCTGTCGACGTCACCGACAGCACCGCCGTGAACGCCGCCTTCGAGCGCGTCGCCGCCGACCACGGCCGCCTTGACGCCCTGGTCACCGCGGCGGGCATCGCCGACGCACCGTGGCGCCTGCGCGAGAACAACAGCGACCCCGACCCGTCGACGATCGACGACGAGGCCTGGGATCTCGTGATCAGGGTGAACCTCACCGGCAGCTTCTACTGCGTGCGCGCCGCCCTGCCACTGCTCCGCAAGAACGGCGAGCGAGGCGGAGCCGTCGTCACGATCTCGAGCGTCGGCGCCCTCGCGCCGTACCCGCTCGCCGCCGCCTACCCCGCGGCCAAGGCGGGGGTGCTCGGCATGACCCGGGCGATCGCCGCGCTCGTCGGCAAGGAGAACATCCGGGTCAACGCCGTCGCCCCGGCCGCCACGAAGACGCCCATGCTCCCCGACGACGAGGAGCTGCTGGCGTCGATGGTGGCGCTGCAGCCCATCCCGCGCGTCGTTCCACCGTCGGAGATGGCGGCGACGATCGTCTACCTCTGCAGCGACGAGGCTCAATTCATCACCGGGCAGACAATCAACGCGAACGGCGGCATGGTCATGTGA
- a CDS encoding hydantoinase/oxoprolinase family protein, translated as MIGVDVGGTFTDVVSITDGKVAVTKVPSSRTDPAGSVVEGARRLGVDESAVFNHASTMGLNAVLERRLPKIGLLTTEGFRDVLDRGSVHRPLSAQTDPSWRRTFGDAARPLVPRYLRRGVVERKTADGATLIELDEAQAREQIELLGRCGVEGVAICLLNAYVDDAHEQRLRELVREILGDEVEVSLSATTSPLAKEYERASTTVIDVIMKLLFSDYAGQLHTELGGLGFTGQLNFADCAANLLPWQEALERPFRILFAGPAAGTVSSGHLGAAIGRRDILCADVGGTSTDVSIIVDGAPFVQNTFEIEHDLIINALSTEVSSVGAGGGSLVTVSSSGGILVGPGSAGAEPGPACYGRGGTQPTVTDAALLIGILDPAGFAGGEFELDVEASRRAFESLDTPVPFEERVRTAYRLAVAHMAEEILNVAVRHGVDIRDFSLMAYGAAGGMLLSAALDLLPLKEVVIPPHPGLFSAIGLLSADQVYYEAESAYVVFGPDTAAGIDEVYTRMEERLRSRLGQAAEGLPVRRSFDGRLVGQSWETPFVQIPAGPITARSIADVVAGFHDSYELRNGNRFDAFPVEGVTYRVELVVPSEKVSYEPAPEVPPFPAVPEGTTTLRHLTAEPIEAEWFSRSALAVGATVTGPAVIREELSTTFVAAGQTATAGRCGELIITSRSDA; from the coding sequence ATGATCGGAGTCGATGTCGGCGGCACCTTCACGGACGTGGTGTCGATCACCGACGGCAAGGTCGCGGTGACCAAGGTGCCGAGCTCGCGCACCGACCCGGCGGGAAGCGTCGTGGAGGGGGCGAGGCGACTCGGCGTCGACGAGAGCGCGGTGTTCAACCACGCCAGCACGATGGGCTTGAACGCCGTGCTCGAACGGCGTCTGCCGAAGATCGGTCTGCTCACCACGGAGGGCTTCCGCGACGTGCTCGACCGCGGCTCGGTGCACCGGCCGCTCAGCGCCCAGACCGACCCGTCGTGGCGCCGCACCTTCGGCGACGCCGCCCGCCCGCTCGTGCCGCGCTATCTCCGCCGCGGGGTGGTGGAGCGCAAGACCGCCGACGGCGCCACGCTGATCGAGCTCGACGAGGCGCAGGCGCGCGAGCAGATCGAGCTGCTCGGCCGCTGCGGGGTCGAGGGCGTCGCCATCTGCCTGCTGAACGCCTATGTCGACGACGCCCACGAGCAGCGGCTGCGCGAGCTGGTGCGCGAGATCCTCGGCGACGAGGTGGAGGTGTCGCTCTCGGCGACCACCTCGCCCCTCGCCAAGGAGTACGAGCGCGCCTCCACGACCGTGATCGACGTCATCATGAAGCTGCTGTTCAGCGACTACGCCGGGCAGCTCCACACCGAGCTCGGCGGCCTCGGCTTCACCGGGCAGCTCAACTTCGCCGACTGCGCAGCCAACCTGCTGCCGTGGCAGGAGGCGCTGGAACGCCCGTTCCGCATCCTGTTCGCCGGGCCGGCCGCCGGCACGGTGTCGAGCGGGCACCTCGGGGCGGCGATCGGGCGGCGCGACATCCTCTGCGCCGACGTGGGCGGCACCTCCACCGACGTGTCGATCATCGTCGACGGTGCGCCGTTCGTGCAGAACACCTTCGAGATCGAGCACGACCTCATCATCAACGCGCTCTCCACCGAGGTGTCGAGCGTGGGAGCGGGCGGGGGCAGCCTCGTCACGGTCTCCTCGTCGGGCGGCATCCTGGTGGGTCCGGGCAGTGCGGGCGCCGAGCCCGGCCCGGCGTGCTACGGCCGCGGGGGAACCCAGCCCACCGTCACCGACGCGGCGCTGCTCATCGGCATCCTCGACCCCGCGGGGTTCGCGGGCGGCGAGTTCGAGCTCGACGTCGAGGCGTCGCGCCGTGCCTTCGAGTCGCTCGACACCCCGGTGCCGTTCGAGGAGCGCGTGCGCACCGCCTACCGGCTCGCCGTCGCGCACATGGCGGAGGAGATCCTCAACGTGGCTGTGCGCCACGGCGTCGACATCCGCGACTTCAGCCTCATGGCCTACGGCGCGGCGGGCGGGATGCTGCTGTCGGCGGCGCTCGACCTGCTGCCCCTGAAGGAGGTCGTCATCCCGCCGCATCCGGGCCTCTTCTCGGCGATCGGGCTGCTCTCGGCCGACCAGGTCTACTACGAGGCGGAGAGCGCCTACGTGGTCTTCGGCCCCGACACCGCTGCCGGCATCGACGAGGTCTACACGCGCATGGAGGAGCGGCTGCGCTCCCGCCTCGGCCAGGCGGCCGAGGGGCTGCCCGTGCGTCGCAGCTTCGACGGGCGGCTCGTCGGCCAGAGCTGGGAGACGCCGTTCGTGCAGATTCCCGCCGGGCCCATCACCGCCCGGAGCATCGCGGATGTGGTGGCCGGCTTCCACGACAGCTACGAGCTGCGCAACGGCAACCGCTTCGACGCCTTCCCGGTGGAGGGCGTCACCTACCGGGTCGAGCTCGTCGTGCCCTCGGAGAAGGTGTCGTACGAGCCGGCTCCCGAGGTTCCGCCCTTCCCGGCCGTGCCGGAGGGCACCACGACGCTCCGCCACCTCACCGCGGAGCCGATCGAGGCCGAGTGGTTCTCCCGCTCGGCGCTCGCCGTGGGCGCCACGGTGACGGGCCCCGCGGTCATCCGCGAGGAGCTCAGCACCACCTTCGTCGCGGCGGGTCAGACCGCGACCGCCGGCCGCTGCGGCGAGCTGATCATCACCTCGAGGAGCGACGCATGA